In the Besnoitia besnoiti strain Bb-Ger1 chromosome IX, whole genome shotgun sequence genome, CCCGGTCGGACCCCGAAAGCCGAGGAAGGcacggaggccgcagacaccgacaagcgacgacgcggcgcctgggggTCAAGACGAGTTTGAGGCAGATACTGCCCTGGCGCGAGCGTGGCTCGCGGAAGGACTGGGGCGGCCGGGGCAGCCTGAGGGCCCGCAGGCCGGCCTACCGGCCCCTGCTGTGCTCCGggctgcgcgtgcgagaCCTGCTCTTCCTCCGTGCGCCTTCGCTTCAAGCCAGGAGCCCCTTCAAGACTGGCACGCCGCTGAATATCCCTGGCGAAGCTcccggccggcgccgcatcTGCGGGAAGCGTCGAAGATACCCCACACGGATGCTCAAGGCCCGGGGACACTCCGGGAGACACGGGCGAGGCCCGGAGACCCCCTGCTAGGGTCACGTGCCCACTTTGATCCACCGCTCCAACGACCGGAGTCTTTTGCGAGGCGGATTGCGGAAGACCCGCTTCCGCAGCTGTTCGCCCTGCCAGTCTCTGaagcgcgtcctcgctctcctgaCTCGATCGTCTGTTTGCGAACTGCGGGGCGTCAGCCTGAGGGAAGGGGGTCGGCGACGAGTCGGCGCCGCTAGGCGTGATTGGCGAAAACTGAGACGCAGCGGGGAGGCGCCCGGGGACGGTCGAGGCGGCTTGCCTTAGCaccgctgcctcgtctgcgagCCCCGTCAGAGCCGCGACAAGAACGGGAGCGGGTGCAGCCAGTCCCGGCACCGTGAGCGACACGGCCGTCGCGCGGGGCCCTCCCAGGGGCCCAGCGGCTCGCCGATGGGGGAAGGACGGAGGGGTCGCCAGCAGGGGCTTGCTGCAGTCTTCGAAATTGACAGGCACCGACGGGAGGAGATTCTTCGACGTGACgtccgccctcgccccgTACACCTGGgagctcgcgctcggcgaggggggggcggcgcccggcgcgggcgacgcagcggagctGGAGGGACACTGAGAACCGACTGAGGCATCCACGGTCGCATGCTTCCCTGCCTCTGGAGTGAGAGAAACTCCAGACGGAGGAAACTGCGGAGTAGGAAGAAGCgggggcgcagacgcgggggGGACCGACGCGGGAGTCGGACCCGCGGCCGGCAGGCTTGGACAAACCCCGGCAGGTGGTCCCACGTCATCCGCAGGGGCAGCAGCCGAGACCGCgggctgtctctcttccaGTCCAACTCCCGCGCATGGAAGGCCGCCCTTGCCGTCAGAACCCACGTCGCATTCGACGCCCGGCTGGAGGAGCAGGGGGCTCTGCGTGGGAGCAATCCCTGCCCTTCCGTTCGCCCCTCCAGCCTGCGCAACCGGCGGACACGAAACAGCAGATCGTGAAGGCGTGGGCCCTCCGACAGGCCCCTGGCGCGGCaaggacgcagacgccttGGCCGCtacagacgccgcagcggcccccgccgtcgcccctctGGGCATGGGCCCAGTCGGAGTCGGTGTCGGGGCCTGTGGGGGACAGGTGGTCTGCGCAGGGAAAGGACGTCGCGGGACATCCGAGCCCGGCGGGCCGGAAGTCGATTCCcgagcagcagaggccgaaGCCGAAGGGACAGCGGCAGGTGGGGaagcgccggcaggcgagtcgagaaggagagacggGGGAAGAGCCAgggacgacggcggccgcgcgcgacacagCCGCAGTTCAAGAGAGAGTCTCTCGACCAAAATCTTCCGGGCCTGCacctgctgcgccggcggcaaggcctggagagacagaagcaAAGCGAGTTAAACAAAGCAGACAGAAAACAAACACCGAGCgatacatgcacatatacattAACGAGCATGCACCCAAACGCCACTCTCTCTAGTTGCCCTCAAAAAGACAACGAGCGAAGCCACAGCCACCAGCGCGAccccgcgcagctcgcctccaGCGAACTGTGAATCCAAGAAGTAAACGTATTACGAGCGATCTACGTAAGAATaaatacgtatatatatatatatatatatgtataatgGAAGATTGCACCTTACTTCAAGGTCGAGGTCCTCGCCCAGGGTGCTGTGCGTGGCGAGCTGGGCGTGAAGGAGTGCGTGACACAGCAGCGGATTCTCGCTGAGGACCTTCCGTGCCGTCGCAGGCATCTGCGCACTTAGACTCTGAATGTCGTCCAAGATCGCAAAAAGGTCCTCGCGCGTGAGCTTCGCGGCGATCTGAGAGAGGAAAAATgggagacagacagcagATGAAAAGAATGAGATGACCTAAAGGTCTGCCAATGCTTGAACCGATAGATCACGTGCGAAAAGATATGTGGTGAGCAGAAACAGGCGGTTCAAGCAGCGGACGTCTAGAGCGAGGAAACAGGCACCCAGACGGAAGCATTGTAATCACGGAGTCAACGAAAAACAGCAGAAAAGAAATGCGCCGACGAAACGGAAAGTAGACGCAGGCCAGACAACGATGCATGCAAGGTACGAGGAAGCATACCTGAGCGTACGGTGTTTCATTCACGGGGGATACAGGAGCGATTTTACCGAACTATAACTACTGCACACGCCCACTCGGCTCCCCAACATACACATGTACCACAAAGCCCTCGTGTAATTCA is a window encoding:
- a CDS encoding RNA recognition motif-containing protein (encoded by transcript BESB_012740), translating into MREGKSSKSREGSYDDRSPGRLRPRKMFIGNLPVDITDAELRPLLAAAGTVRSLNIRSARASGARPKSLFAHVEFEREEDCHALFRVLDARVFKGRTLRVEWCDDKGRQRNASASAKRGRGAAFPSSSLERDASSDLPDNAADGRRPSSMGRGDSVGPSYERRFGAQSRGRSFGRGGDEEERGGRGRRPAGGRPTGGEEPVAPADAAGLFPPGSGLKLFAADGTVTPAALEIAAKLTREDLFAILDDIQSLSAQMPATARKVLSENPLLCHALLHAQLATHSTLGEDLDLEALPPAQQVQARKILVERLSLELRLCRARPPSSLALPPSLLLDSPAGASPPAAVPSASASAARESTSGPPGSDVPRRPFPAQTTCPPQAPTPTPTGPMPRGATAGAAAASVAAKASASLPRQGPVGGPTPSRSAVSCPPVAQAGGANGRAGIAPTQSPLLLQPGVECDVGSDGKGGLPCAGVGLEERQPAVSAAAPADDVGPPAGVCPSLPAAGPTPASVPPASAPPLLPTPQFPPSGVSLTPEAGKHATVDASVGSQCPSSSAASPAPGAAPPSPSASSQVYGARADVTSKNLLPSVPVNFEDCSKPLLATPPSFPHRRAAGPLGGPRATAVSLTVPGLAAPAPVLVAALTGLADEAAVLRQAASTVPGRLPAASQFSPITPSGADSSPTPFPQADAPQFANRRSSQESEDALQRLAGRTAAEAGLPQSASQKTPVVGAVDQSGHVTLAGGLRASPVSPGVSPGLEHPCGVSSTLPADAAPAGSFARDIQRRASLEGAPGLKRRRTEEEQVSHAQPGAQQGPVGRPAGPQAAPAAPVLPRATLAPGQYLPQTRLDPQAPRRRLSVSAASVPSSAFGVRPGTGGSEPGAGVPQQAPASQSLRRASRGDASGGQELAAPRGPARAPVGAPDAAAVGAAERETVCSPLALILSQEAAVEEAPAALVDEVMRVPAMLRNILTAQASQMLQWNEAQRRQVLSIRKALRQRGCVVLDQ